In Brachyspira hampsonii, the following are encoded in one genomic region:
- a CDS encoding helix-turn-helix domain-containing protein — protein sequence MARRDENNNIDINAKRDINHSDLHYFIKSKKYTLPKYSFILRSKKRLMSIGEFLKLLEENNIKNMSINLLREWDNKEILPAYRVEKGMVRTESRYYIIEHLDIVREIVKLKSYGLEIREIENIIFENKSFEILFLSKIIKNKELFMKMKDIVKNIHHIEDKLVSSICTEVKKIFNINDADFKDTFNDKYLNTILNDYKKSNLNTDEARILLLSLILLSLYNSYDNNCFDRKKFSKQFYSIISENKNHT from the coding sequence ATGGCTAGAAGAGATGAAAACAATAATATTGATATAAATGCTAAAAGAGATATAAACCATTCTGATTTGCACTATTTTATAAAAAGCAAAAAATATACTCTGCCAAAATATTCATTTATTTTAAGGAGCAAAAAAAGATTAATGTCTATAGGAGAGTTTTTGAAACTTCTTGAAGAAAATAATATAAAGAATATGAGCATTAATTTATTAAGAGAATGGGATAATAAAGAAATTCTTCCAGCATACAGAGTAGAAAAAGGAATGGTTAGAACAGAAAGCAGATACTACATAATTGAGCATCTTGATATTGTAAGGGAGATAGTAAAATTAAAATCATACGGACTTGAGATAAGAGAGATAGAAAATATTATTTTTGAAAATAAATCTTTTGAAATACTTTTCTTATCAAAAATAATAAAAAACAAAGAGTTATTTATGAAGATGAAAGATATTGTAAAAAACATACATCATATAGAAGATAAGCTTGTAAGTTCTATATGCACTGAAGTGAAAAAAATATTTAATATCAATGACGCTGATTTTAAAGACACTTTTAATGATAAGTATTTAAACACTATATTAAATGATTATAAAAAGAGTAATTTAAATACTGATGAAGCAAGAATATTGTTATTATCATTAATACTTTTAAGTTTGTACAATTCTTATGATAATAATTGTTTTGACAGAAAAAAGTTCTCTAAACAGTTTTACAGTATCATAAGCGAAAATAAAAATCATACCTAA
- a CDS encoding DUF4261 domain-containing protein, whose protein sequence is MKDKKEVNTNTNHKSINHDEANFSHVYFYKLLFEEKPKLPNIELVKQKIKKFYDDIEVISSEDGIYSIAINDLKVKYKDDKEVPAQILMPNAFEFDYTTISDYYYSQMWDIKDPKELIKNCNYEIMLSDFLAAGLDYKDRTTLLNNWLYTALQLFNNCTAVYNEQSGKLLLPEQILNNNYPKDFRFLLSGLNIRLFNVENSNDLIVDTLGMYAIGLPDIQYHFHDLNPNDIISHALNIAAYIFDKGDIIKSGDTIQSIFENVQWKCQYEKSLLKPHREILDINMLEYASGKRQN, encoded by the coding sequence ATGAAAGATAAAAAAGAAGTTAATACAAATACTAATCATAAAAGTATAAATCATGATGAGGCTAATTTCTCACATGTATATTTTTATAAACTATTATTTGAAGAAAAACCAAAGCTGCCTAATATAGAATTAGTCAAACAGAAAATAAAAAAATTCTATGATGATATAGAAGTCATATCATCAGAAGATGGTATTTACAGCATAGCAATAAATGATTTGAAAGTAAAATACAAAGATGATAAAGAAGTTCCTGCACAAATATTGATGCCCAATGCTTTTGAATTTGATTATACAACTATAAGCGATTATTATTATAGCCAGATGTGGGATATAAAAGACCCCAAAGAATTAATAAAAAACTGTAATTATGAAATAATGCTTAGCGATTTTTTGGCGGCAGGACTTGATTATAAAGATAGAACAACACTTTTAAATAATTGGCTTTATACTGCATTACAGCTTTTTAATAATTGTACAGCGGTATACAATGAGCAAAGCGGCAAACTCCTTCTTCCAGAACAAATACTCAATAATAATTATCCTAAAGATTTCAGATTTTTACTTTCTGGATTAAATATAAGACTTTTTAATGTAGAAAACTCTAATGATCTTATAGTTGATACTTTAGGAATGTATGCAATAGGTCTACCTGATATACAATATCATTTTCATGATCTAAATCCTAATGATATAATATCACATGCTTTAAATATAGCTGCTTATATATTTGATAAAGGCGATATTATAAAAAGCGGAGATACCATACAAAGCATATTTGAAAATGTACAATGGAAATGTCAGTATGAAAAATCTCTTCTAAAACCGCATAGAGAAATTTTGGATATTAATATGCTTGAATATGCTTCAGGAAAAAGACAGAATTAA
- a CDS encoding NADH-quinone oxidoreductase subunit NuoE family protein yields MSEDVSLLTKEDIADEIKSLVEKWKNSEGNLIMICHGIQKHYGYVPRNVAKYVSEEVNIPLARIYEILTFYNYFSLEPPAENSISVCMGTACYLKGGGQLVEEIKKKLNLKGDQKYSADRKYKLEEVRCIGCCGLAPVITFNEEVSGRVVVEDIAKFIKNDEAKKE; encoded by the coding sequence ATGAGTGAAGATGTTTCTCTATTGACTAAAGAAGATATTGCTGACGAAATAAAATCATTAGTTGAAAAGTGGAAAAATTCTGAAGGAAATCTTATTATGATTTGTCATGGCATTCAAAAGCATTATGGTTATGTTCCTAGAAATGTTGCAAAATATGTATCAGAAGAAGTAAATATACCGCTTGCCAGAATTTATGAAATTCTCACATTTTATAACTATTTCTCACTAGAACCGCCTGCTGAAAATAGTATATCAGTATGTATGGGTACAGCATGTTATTTAAAGGGAGGAGGTCAGCTAGTAGAAGAAATAAAGAAAAAATTGAATCTCAAAGGGGATCAAAAATACTCTGCCGATAGAAAATACAAACTTGAAGAAGTTAGATGTATAGGCTGCTGCGGTTTAGCACCTGTAATAACATTCAATGAAGAGGTTTCAGGAAGAGTTGTAGTAGAAGATATAGCCAAATTCATTAAAAATGATGAAGCTAAAAAAGAGTAA